In one window of Deinococcus aquiradiocola DNA:
- a CDS encoding Crp/Fnr family transcriptional regulator, with product MLRLHDLSESVLFRDVSPEGVKMALEGSIELTYAPEDTIVRQDAPGEALYLLKSGVARVTRTSLGGRVRVLGDLYAPAVLGETAALGSSSRSATVTALEEVRAQVLYRDHLERVMSRHPRVLWNLARLLADRVTQLNDELIAAGISTEASMAQVLTQMYDRRVQAALPDPEVLPLTVTDLAQRLSSSRETAHRLLRRMQVRGLVGVQGGNVKVLDPEGLDNLLYQLAEE from the coding sequence ATGCTGCGCCTTCATGATCTTTCCGAGAGTGTCCTGTTCCGTGACGTGAGTCCAGAGGGCGTCAAGATGGCGCTGGAAGGCTCCATCGAACTCACCTACGCGCCCGAAGACACCATCGTCCGCCAGGACGCGCCCGGCGAGGCCCTGTACCTCCTGAAGAGCGGCGTGGCCCGCGTCACGCGCACCAGCCTGGGCGGACGCGTCCGGGTGCTGGGCGACCTGTACGCGCCTGCCGTACTCGGTGAGACGGCCGCGCTGGGCAGCAGCAGCCGCAGCGCGACCGTCACGGCCTTGGAGGAGGTGCGGGCGCAGGTGCTGTACCGCGATCACTTGGAGCGCGTCATGAGCCGCCACCCGCGCGTGCTGTGGAACCTCGCGCGGCTGCTGGCGGACCGCGTCACGCAGCTGAACGACGAGCTGATCGCGGCGGGCATCAGCACGGAGGCCAGCATGGCGCAGGTCCTCACGCAGATGTACGACCGGCGCGTGCAGGCGGCCCTGCCGGACCCGGAGGTACTGCCGCTCACCGTGACGGACCTCGCGCAGCGCCTCTCCAGCAGCCGTGAGACGGCACACCGCCTGCTGCGCCGCATGCAGGTGCGCGGGTTGGTCGGCGTGCAGGGCGGCAACGTGAAGGTCCTCGACCCGGAAGGGCTCGACAACCTGCTGTACCAGCTGGCCGAGGAGTAA